Proteins encoded together in one Chryseobacterium sp. G0201 window:
- a CDS encoding bacteriocin-like protein, protein MKNLRKLNRRSLEQVNGAGVSRCEGCPSHLVFGPGGGWPDSSSASCEAYFGLSETCKMCVMVSVDCFVQISAI, encoded by the coding sequence ATGAAAAACTTGAGAAAATTAAACAGACGAAGTTTAGAACAGGTTAATGGAGCTGGAGTTTCACGTTGTGAGGGATGTCCTTCCCATCTGGTTTTTGGACCTGGAGGAGGATGGCCGGATTCCTCTAGTGCTTCTTGTGAAGCCTATTTTGGTTTATCAGAGACCTGTAAAATGTGTGTGATGGTGAGTGTAGATTGCTTTGTTCAAATCTCTGCGATCTAA
- a CDS encoding bacteriocin-like protein: protein MKNLKKLNRRNLEQINGAGVPPISHCNGCPTGAFGSNETHSCEAYWGLPETCRKCVLVSMECFVSVQISK from the coding sequence ATGAAAAATCTTAAAAAATTAAACAGAAGAAATTTGGAACAAATTAATGGAGCAGGGGTTCCGCCAATTTCACATTGTAACGGATGTCCGACTGGTGCTTTTGGGTCTAATGAGACGCATTCTTGTGAAGCTTACTGGGGACTTCCGGAGACTTGTAGAAAATGTGTTCTTGTTAGCATGGAGTGTTTCGTATCGGTTCAAATATCAAAATAA